In Polynucleobacter arcticus, the following proteins share a genomic window:
- the fabZ gene encoding 3-hydroxyacyl-ACP dehydratase FabZ, with translation MSKPIAIDINQILKLLPHRYPFLLVDRVLELEPRQSITALKNVTMNEPFFQGHFPDFPVMPGVLIIEALAQTAALLTFSEERAEDAVYYFAGIDGARFKKPVLPGDQLIMTAKLERERAGIYKFQVQATVDGELAAEANITCAVRTKGA, from the coding sequence ATGAGCAAACCCATCGCGATCGACATCAACCAAATTTTGAAGTTGTTGCCGCACCGTTATCCATTTTTATTGGTTGATCGCGTGTTGGAGCTTGAGCCACGCCAAAGTATTACAGCCCTCAAGAACGTCACCATGAATGAACCTTTTTTTCAGGGGCACTTTCCGGATTTTCCGGTAATGCCAGGCGTTTTAATTATTGAAGCACTTGCCCAAACTGCAGCCTTGCTGACGTTCTCTGAAGAGCGTGCTGAGGATGCTGTGTACTACTTTGCAGGTATCGATGGTGCTCGTTTTAAAAAGCCGGTATTACCTGGTGATCAGCTCATCATGACTGCTAAGCTAGAGCGTGAACGGGCTGGTATCTATAAATTTCAAGTACAAGCTACGGTGGATGGCGAGCTCGCTGCGGAAGCCAACATTACCTGCGCCGTTCGTACGAAAGGTGCGTAA
- the lpxD gene encoding UDP-3-O-(3-hydroxymyristoyl)glucosamine N-acyltransferase, with the protein MPTAIELAEQFQVSLVGDGTLSLMGLAPLERAQASQISFLSNPLYRQQASDSVAGGLIVSQADLDFLQSNPGVHSGQRVYFVAKNPYATFARIAQHFAKTSEPIYPPGVHPSAAIDSSVIIPASCHIGPFVQIGPGAKLGERVILLGNTSVASNSSIGSDTLIYPNVSLYSDTTIGERCIIHSGAVIGADGFGFAPDFSATGGEWVKIPQTGAVVIGDDVEIGASTTIDRGAMSNTIIGNGTKIDNQVQIAHNVVVGNCCVIAGCAAISGSTKIGNFCIIGGAANFAGHLTIADRTTVSGNTSIIRSITEPGQHYTGVYPSMLHSAWEKNAAILRGLDKIRQRLRLLDQSK; encoded by the coding sequence ATGCCGACCGCCATCGAGCTGGCCGAACAGTTTCAAGTTAGCTTGGTGGGGGATGGCACTCTTTCGCTGATGGGTTTGGCTCCTCTTGAGCGAGCCCAAGCGAGCCAAATCTCCTTTCTTTCCAACCCACTCTATCGCCAGCAGGCTAGCGATAGTGTTGCTGGCGGATTAATTGTTAGCCAAGCAGACCTGGATTTTCTGCAGTCAAATCCTGGTGTTCACTCTGGGCAACGGGTTTACTTTGTTGCCAAAAATCCCTATGCAACTTTTGCCAGAATAGCCCAGCACTTTGCAAAGACATCAGAGCCTATTTATCCACCGGGTGTGCATCCCAGTGCTGCAATAGATTCTTCTGTAATCATTCCTGCATCCTGTCATATTGGACCATTTGTACAAATTGGTCCTGGCGCAAAATTGGGTGAGCGTGTCATATTGCTAGGCAATACATCTGTTGCAAGCAATTCCAGTATTGGTAGTGATACTTTGATTTATCCCAATGTGTCTCTCTATTCAGACACGACTATTGGTGAGCGTTGCATTATTCATAGCGGGGCAGTGATCGGTGCCGATGGGTTTGGTTTTGCTCCTGACTTTTCTGCTACGGGTGGCGAGTGGGTCAAGATCCCGCAAACGGGTGCTGTTGTAATTGGCGATGATGTAGAAATTGGTGCATCCACCACCATTGATCGTGGGGCCATGAGTAATACCATCATTGGCAATGGAACTAAGATTGATAACCAAGTGCAAATTGCACATAACGTAGTGGTTGGCAATTGCTGTGTTATTGCCGGTTGTGCTGCCATCTCAGGTAGCACCAAAATTGGAAATTTTTGCATTATTGGCGGCGCAGCCAATTTTGCTGGGCATCTGACGATTGCTGATAGAACAACCGTATCTGGTAATACCTCGATTATTCGCTCTATCACCGAACCAGGGCAACATTACACCGGTGTATACCCATCAATGCTCCATAGTGCTTGGGAGAAAAATGCGGCTATTCTGCGAGGTCTCGATAAAATACGTCAACGCTTGCGGCTATTAGATCAGTCTAAATAG
- a CDS encoding M50 family metallopeptidase produces the protein MQTLITLAAFLVTLGVLVSFHEYGHFLSARLCGVKVLRFALGFGKPIFTYRANNGTEWVIASIPLGGYVKLLDGRDSQQSISPAERPESFDVKPLWQRSLIVAAGPFANFLFAVILFSVIYVSGVPQLPARLQAPPEQSVAAKLGVVAGDQVIGWQSLSTDRSGAPMLGAFDPVPSWNALRWLLLDAITGEQGFALELQDTSGSRHIKSFKQADLPQIAPESDPFQALGLIPQVSAPSDWQELKLGPIDALSFASERVFLITKVSVRLMLGLFTGKASLKQLGGPLSIADMAGKSAQVGWQPFVAFLALMSISIGLLNLVPLPMLDGGQLLYDAWELVTGKRISLSAQELLQKVGFLLLISLSLLALFNDLQRYFSP, from the coding sequence GTGCAAACTTTAATTACCCTTGCTGCATTTTTAGTCACCCTCGGCGTGTTGGTGAGTTTTCATGAGTATGGCCATTTTTTGTCGGCACGCTTGTGCGGTGTGAAAGTCCTGCGCTTTGCCTTGGGGTTTGGAAAACCGATATTTACTTACCGAGCTAATAATGGGACTGAGTGGGTTATTGCTTCCATTCCACTAGGGGGCTACGTCAAATTATTGGATGGGCGCGATAGTCAGCAATCGATTAGCCCTGCAGAGCGCCCAGAATCCTTTGATGTAAAGCCACTCTGGCAGCGCTCCTTAATCGTCGCAGCAGGACCGTTTGCTAATTTCTTATTCGCTGTTATTTTGTTTTCGGTAATTTATGTGTCTGGTGTACCCCAGTTACCTGCTCGGCTCCAAGCACCCCCTGAGCAATCTGTAGCAGCAAAACTGGGAGTCGTAGCAGGTGACCAGGTGATTGGCTGGCAATCTCTATCCACTGATCGCAGCGGCGCTCCGATGTTGGGAGCATTTGATCCCGTTCCCAGTTGGAATGCTTTACGTTGGCTCCTATTGGATGCCATTACCGGTGAGCAGGGTTTTGCTCTCGAGCTTCAAGATACTTCCGGTAGCCGCCACATTAAATCCTTTAAACAGGCTGATTTACCGCAAATTGCACCAGAATCCGACCCATTTCAGGCTTTAGGGCTAATTCCGCAAGTCAGCGCACCCTCCGACTGGCAAGAGCTCAAACTAGGCCCTATTGACGCTCTTAGTTTTGCAAGTGAGCGGGTGTTCTTAATCACCAAGGTTTCCGTACGGCTAATGCTCGGTTTATTTACCGGAAAGGCCAGCTTAAAACAGCTTGGTGGACCTTTAAGTATTGCGGATATGGCGGGAAAGTCTGCCCAGGTGGGTTGGCAACCATTTGTCGCCTTTTTAGCGCTTATGAGTATCAGTATCGGACTCTTGAATTTAGTGCCTTTGCCAATGCTAGATGGGGGTCAGCTCCTGTATGATGCATGGGAGTTGGTTACAGGAAAGCGAATTTCTTTATCCGCGCAGGAATTGCTCCAAAAAGTGGGGTTTTTGCTACTGATATCCCTTTCCTTGCTAGCCTTGTTTAATGATTTGCAACGCTACTTTTCACCTTGA
- the lpxB gene encoding lipid-A-disaccharide synthase, producing the protein MSKLACVAGEPSGDLLAAPVLSALKQIPDTSNLEVYGIGGPRMQAEGLRSDWPMETLSVRGYVEAIKQLPAILKLRKGLIANLLGDDRPDVYLGIDAPDFNLGVELALRKAGIPTLHFVSPSIWAWRAGRITKIKQAVERMLCIFPFETEIYERAGISATYVGHPLASEIPLEPNPTTAKQRIETILNLPGNALDGTVVAVLPGSRGSEIELIAPIFFETIAELVSRLPGQLIHFVIPVATPRLRIPLEGLLEAALEKNPDLHIYLIDGEADAVLEAADVVLIASGTATLQAALWKKPMVISYKVPWLTAQIMKRQGYLPYVGLPNILCGEFVVPELLQDDATPSKLADALLAWLNNPNKVHQLNTRFAQMHETLRRPTGLLVAQAVAQTIAATKKRTNV; encoded by the coding sequence GTGTCTAAACTTGCTTGTGTTGCTGGAGAGCCTTCGGGTGATTTACTGGCTGCGCCAGTACTGAGTGCTCTCAAGCAGATACCAGATACCTCTAATTTGGAGGTCTACGGCATTGGTGGCCCACGCATGCAGGCGGAGGGTCTGCGTTCCGATTGGCCTATGGAAACGCTCAGTGTTCGCGGTTACGTTGAAGCAATCAAACAACTGCCCGCCATCCTCAAGCTTCGTAAGGGGTTGATTGCTAATCTGCTGGGTGATGATCGGCCCGATGTCTATCTGGGTATTGATGCACCTGATTTCAATCTCGGAGTTGAATTGGCTTTACGTAAAGCTGGCATTCCGACTCTGCATTTTGTGTCTCCTTCTATTTGGGCCTGGAGAGCAGGGCGCATTACTAAGATCAAGCAAGCTGTAGAAAGAATGCTCTGTATTTTTCCATTTGAAACTGAGATTTATGAGCGGGCTGGTATCAGTGCAACGTATGTTGGGCATCCCTTAGCGAGTGAAATTCCACTGGAGCCTAATCCCACTACTGCCAAACAGCGAATCGAGACAATACTTAATCTTCCTGGTAATGCGCTGGATGGAACTGTTGTCGCAGTATTGCCTGGTAGTCGCGGCTCTGAGATCGAACTGATCGCCCCCATCTTTTTTGAAACCATTGCCGAGCTTGTGAGCCGTTTGCCGGGACAGTTAATTCATTTTGTCATCCCGGTGGCAACCCCACGTTTGCGTATACCGCTGGAGGGTTTGCTTGAAGCCGCCCTAGAGAAAAATCCTGACCTGCATATTTATCTCATTGATGGCGAAGCAGATGCAGTGCTTGAAGCTGCTGATGTAGTGTTAATTGCCAGTGGCACCGCTACTTTACAAGCAGCGCTCTGGAAAAAGCCGATGGTGATTTCATATAAGGTGCCTTGGTTGACCGCCCAGATTATGAAGCGCCAAGGATATCTGCCTTATGTAGGGCTTCCTAATATTTTATGCGGAGAGTTCGTTGTCCCAGAGCTTCTACAGGACGATGCTACTCCGAGTAAGTTGGCAGATGCCTTATTGGCCTGGTTGAACAACCCCAATAAAGTGCATCAACTCAATACCCGCTTTGCTCAAATGCATGAGACTTTGCGTAGACCAACAGGTCTGTTAGTTGCTCAAGCGGTAGCACAAACGATTGCCGCGACTAAAAAACGGACTAACGTGTGA
- the rnhB gene encoding ribonuclease HII, whose protein sequence is MSVIWVCGVDEAGRGPLAGAVVAGAVVLDPENPIAGLKDSKKLSAARREFLFGEIQLKAKAWGIGEASPIEIDQINILQATMLAMRRAIEDLTTRLGGWPDKALIDGNRCPELPISAEAIVKGDAKEPAISAASILAKVTRDHQMIALHDLHPQYGFAQHMGYPTEAHFAALKKFGACDQHRRSFSPVRNVLALHSR, encoded by the coding sequence GTGAGCGTCATTTGGGTTTGCGGTGTTGACGAAGCAGGGCGTGGTCCATTGGCAGGGGCAGTTGTTGCTGGTGCAGTTGTCCTCGATCCTGAGAATCCTATTGCTGGTTTAAAAGATTCCAAAAAGTTATCCGCTGCAAGACGCGAGTTTTTATTTGGGGAGATCCAGCTAAAGGCAAAGGCGTGGGGCATTGGAGAGGCTAGTCCAATAGAGATCGACCAGATCAACATTCTGCAGGCAACTATGCTGGCTATGCGCCGGGCTATTGAGGATCTGACTACGCGTTTGGGTGGCTGGCCTGATAAGGCATTAATTGATGGTAATCGCTGTCCAGAACTTCCTATATCCGCTGAGGCTATCGTCAAAGGTGATGCCAAAGAGCCGGCTATTTCAGCAGCATCCATCTTGGCAAAGGTTACACGCGATCATCAAATGATAGCCCTGCATGATCTCCATCCGCAATATGGGTTTGCGCAACATATGGGTTATCCAACGGAGGCACATTTTGCCGCCTTAAAGAAATTTGGCGCCTGTGATCAACACCGCCGGAGCTTTTCGCCCGTTCGCAATGTGCTGGCCCTGCATAGTCGATAA
- the lpxA gene encoding acyl-ACP--UDP-N-acetylglucosamine O-acyltransferase — MTRIHVSAVVDSKAEIASDVEIGPYSVIGPNVKIGAGSKIGSHTVIEGYTTIGKENTFAHFAAIGGAPQDMKYRGEPTQLVIGDRNTIREFTTIHTGTSQDEGITRIGNDNWIMAYVHIAHDCQIGNNTIFSSNAQIAGHVQVSDWAIMGGMSGVHQFVRIGQHAMLGGASALVQDIPPFVIAAGDKASPHGINVEGLKRRGFSSETISALRQAYKVLYKDGLSFEEAKVEIQKMALASAADAATAEKLTEFHDFIAASTRGIVR; from the coding sequence ATGACTCGGATTCATGTATCTGCTGTAGTTGATAGCAAAGCTGAAATCGCCAGTGATGTGGAGATCGGTCCTTACTCTGTTATTGGACCCAATGTCAAAATCGGCGCTGGCAGCAAAATAGGTTCCCACACGGTGATTGAGGGTTACACCACGATTGGCAAGGAGAACACCTTCGCCCACTTTGCAGCTATTGGCGGCGCTCCGCAGGATATGAAATACCGTGGCGAACCTACCCAGCTCGTTATTGGGGATCGCAATACGATTCGTGAGTTCACCACCATTCATACGGGGACCTCCCAAGATGAAGGTATCACCCGTATTGGTAATGACAACTGGATCATGGCTTATGTTCATATTGCGCATGATTGTCAGATTGGCAATAACACCATTTTTTCAAGTAATGCGCAAATTGCGGGTCACGTGCAAGTGAGTGATTGGGCAATTATGGGCGGCATGTCTGGTGTGCATCAATTTGTTCGTATCGGCCAGCATGCGATGCTCGGTGGCGCTTCTGCATTAGTGCAGGATATTCCGCCGTTTGTGATTGCTGCTGGCGACAAAGCTTCTCCGCATGGTATCAATGTAGAGGGTCTGAAGCGTCGTGGTTTTTCGAGCGAGACAATTTCTGCATTACGTCAGGCTTACAAGGTTCTCTACAAAGATGGCTTGAGCTTTGAAGAAGCTAAGGTAGAAATTCAGAAGATGGCGCTGGCTAGTGCTGCCGATGCCGCTACTGCAGAAAAACTGACCGAGTTCCACGACTTCATTGCTGCCTCTACACGCGGCATTGTCCGATAA
- a CDS encoding OmpH family outer membrane protein has product MKLNQSSKWIQYSLIAVIYAITLPQVFAQDAGTRVAAVNVEKVFNESNMAKASQTKLQNEFMKRQNEIRDSAQKIQSAAEKLDRDSAVMSEADRVRRQRELADQDRDLQRKQREYTEELNQRNFEERAKIAEKANQALKQIAEQRKIDVIIQDPAYANPKVDVTDDVIKALNSLK; this is encoded by the coding sequence ATGAAGCTCAATCAGTCTTCAAAATGGATTCAATACAGCTTAATTGCTGTCATATACGCAATTACATTACCGCAAGTATTTGCTCAAGATGCGGGTACTCGAGTGGCTGCCGTTAACGTTGAAAAAGTATTCAACGAGTCAAATATGGCAAAAGCAAGCCAGACTAAATTGCAGAATGAATTCATGAAGCGCCAGAATGAAATTCGTGACAGCGCTCAAAAAATTCAGTCTGCTGCTGAAAAATTAGATCGTGACTCTGCGGTAATGTCCGAGGCAGACCGTGTTCGTCGTCAACGTGAATTGGCTGACCAAGATCGTGATCTGCAACGTAAACAACGCGAATATACCGAAGAACTCAATCAGAGAAATTTTGAAGAGCGCGCCAAAATTGCTGAGAAAGCCAATCAAGCTCTCAAGCAAATTGCTGAGCAAAGAAAAATTGATGTCATTATTCAAGATCCAGCCTATGCAAATCCTAAGGTTGATGTGACTGATGATGTCATCAAGGCCTTGAATAGTCTCAAGTAA
- the bamA gene encoding outer membrane protein assembly factor BamA → MNFLIPSFRSVPRFLIQVALIVATSFSVHAQTAESFVIKDIRIEGLQRVEPGTVFSYLPVQVGDTFTQDKSAESIKALYSTGFFRDVQIQAQGNVLIVIAEERPTISRIEFTGMKEFDQEVVRKSLRAVGVAEARFYDKALIDKAEQELKRQYVSKGMYAAEVVATVTPVERNQVAIYFNIDEGPVAKIQEINFIGNSVFSESTLKSEMQLKTGGWLSWYSKDNLYSKQKLTADLENIRSYYLNRGYLEFVIESTQVSITPDKKGIFLTVSISEGNKFTVKNVRLAGDLLGKEAELIQLVKLKAGDTFSSAKLTESTKAIAEILGSYGYAFATINPQPDIRRDLSEVDLTLVIDPGRRVYVRQVNVTGNAKTRDMVIRREMRQFESSWFDSEKIDLSKKRLGRLGYFTETDVSTQDVPGSPDQVDVNVKVSEKPTGAITIGAGFSSTEKLILSAGINQENAFGTGTAVGLNFSLGKINQSLALSNYDPYFTEDGISRFTDLYYRSSKPLYYTGDPDYQIKSVGSNIKFGVPYTEVDRVFFGTGFEVFQIQSSVNTPTPYLNYMQDYGIAAPGYPATLNTYNVPITVGWSRDGRDSTLVPSTGSLQQLSAEVGTPVGNMMFYRLFGQYQKYHSFSKGNILSYNGEVGYGEAYGKYPFPITKNYYVGGIGSVRGYAPGSLGPTYVNTITGLNQPTGGQSKIVNNVEYTVPVPGSGVDKTLRVFGFVDGGNVYNENINLVLRYSYGLGLSWISPLGPLKFSYGIPIKSLPTDNIQRLQFQVGTAF, encoded by the coding sequence TTGAATTTTTTGATCCCTTCATTTCGCTCTGTACCCCGATTTCTTATCCAGGTCGCCCTGATTGTTGCTACCAGCTTCAGTGTTCATGCGCAAACGGCCGAATCCTTTGTTATTAAAGATATTCGTATCGAAGGTTTGCAGCGAGTAGAGCCAGGAACCGTATTTAGTTATTTGCCGGTTCAGGTAGGCGACACTTTTACCCAAGATAAGAGTGCTGAATCAATTAAAGCTTTGTATAGCACTGGCTTTTTCCGAGATGTACAGATCCAGGCGCAAGGTAATGTCTTAATTGTGATTGCGGAAGAGCGTCCAACTATTTCCCGGATTGAATTTACTGGGATGAAAGAGTTTGACCAAGAAGTAGTTCGTAAATCCTTGAGAGCCGTTGGGGTTGCCGAAGCCCGTTTTTACGACAAAGCCCTGATCGACAAGGCCGAGCAAGAGCTCAAGCGCCAATATGTCAGTAAAGGCATGTACGCAGCCGAGGTAGTCGCAACAGTGACTCCGGTGGAGCGAAACCAAGTGGCTATTTATTTCAATATCGATGAAGGTCCTGTAGCGAAAATTCAGGAAATAAACTTCATTGGTAATAGTGTCTTTAGCGAAAGCACTCTTAAAAGTGAGATGCAGCTTAAGACTGGTGGATGGCTATCTTGGTATAGCAAAGACAATCTATATTCTAAGCAAAAGCTGACTGCTGACTTAGAGAACATTCGCTCTTACTATCTCAACCGTGGTTACCTCGAGTTTGTGATTGAATCTACTCAGGTTTCCATCACCCCGGATAAAAAAGGAATTTTCCTCACAGTTAGTATTAGTGAGGGTAATAAGTTCACCGTTAAGAATGTGCGTTTAGCTGGTGATTTACTGGGCAAAGAGGCTGAACTGATTCAATTGGTGAAGCTCAAGGCGGGTGATACATTCTCGTCCGCGAAGTTAACTGAGAGCACCAAAGCCATTGCAGAAATTCTGGGATCTTATGGTTATGCTTTTGCAACCATTAACCCGCAGCCAGATATTCGCCGCGATCTGAGTGAGGTAGATTTAACACTCGTTATTGATCCGGGTCGCCGCGTCTATGTGCGTCAAGTGAATGTCACTGGCAATGCCAAGACCCGCGACATGGTGATTCGTCGCGAGATGCGTCAATTTGAAAGCTCTTGGTTCGATAGCGAAAAGATCGATTTATCCAAAAAACGCTTAGGCCGTTTGGGTTACTTTACTGAGACCGATGTGTCAACACAGGACGTTCCAGGATCCCCTGACCAGGTTGACGTGAACGTAAAGGTGAGTGAGAAGCCAACGGGCGCGATTACTATTGGCGCTGGTTTTTCATCTACTGAAAAGTTAATCTTGTCTGCCGGTATTAATCAGGAGAATGCTTTTGGTACTGGTACAGCGGTTGGCTTGAATTTCTCTCTCGGTAAGATCAACCAAAGCTTGGCTTTATCCAATTACGATCCCTACTTCACTGAGGACGGAATCAGTCGCTTCACTGATCTGTACTACCGCTCATCTAAGCCGCTGTACTACACCGGTGACCCTGATTATCAAATTAAGTCGGTTGGTTCTAACATCAAGTTTGGTGTTCCTTATACCGAGGTCGATAGGGTCTTCTTTGGTACTGGTTTTGAGGTTTTCCAGATCCAGTCTAGCGTGAATACACCTACTCCGTACCTAAATTACATGCAGGACTACGGCATTGCCGCGCCTGGTTATCCGGCGACTCTCAATACTTATAACGTCCCCATTACAGTAGGTTGGTCACGTGATGGTCGAGATAGCACTTTGGTTCCATCGACAGGATCCTTGCAACAACTCAGTGCTGAAGTGGGAACTCCGGTTGGTAACATGATGTTCTACCGATTGTTTGGTCAATATCAGAAGTATCACTCTTTCTCGAAGGGTAACATTCTGTCCTACAACGGCGAAGTGGGTTATGGCGAAGCTTACGGAAAGTATCCTTTCCCGATTACTAAAAACTACTATGTTGGCGGTATCGGATCGGTCCGTGGTTATGCGCCTGGATCGCTTGGTCCGACCTACGTTAACACTATTACCGGCCTAAATCAGCCCACAGGTGGACAGTCAAAAATCGTCAACAATGTGGAATATACCGTTCCCGTTCCAGGATCGGGTGTAGATAAAACCCTGCGTGTCTTCGGCTTCGTGGATGGCGGTAATGTGTACAACGAAAATATCAATCTTGTCTTGCGATATTCTTATGGCTTAGGTTTATCATGGATATCACCTTTGGGGCCGCTCAAATTCAGTTACGGTATTCCGATCAAATCGTTACCAACGGATAATATCCAGCGTTTGCAGTTCCAAGTAGGTACCGCGTTTTAA
- the ispC gene encoding 1-deoxy-D-xylulose-5-phosphate reductoisomerase: protein MSVRQVAILGSTGSIGVNTLDVIRAYPDRFKVVALTAAKQIERLAEQCIEFKPAIAVVSDADGAAQLSRLLQDKPISTQVLYGPEALVSAVTESGCDTVMAAIVGAAGLVPTLAAAKAGKRVLLANKEALVMSGNLFMQAMKLGGGELLPIDSEHNAIFQCLPAQFTKTPSHHLGVEELWLTASGGPFRDRSISDLADITPEQACAHPNWVMGRKISVDSATMMNKGLEVIEAFWLFGLPLEKIKVLIHPQSVVHSMVRYRDGSVLAQMGQPDMRTPIAYGLAWPERIDAGVAQLNLTQLSGLSFSEPNFSQFPCLSLAFAAAKAGGTAPAVLNAANEIAVAAFLDAGLPYLKIAEVVEGTLSALPSASADSLEMILGADARARQIARDFILDIKR, encoded by the coding sequence ATGTCGGTAAGACAAGTTGCCATCTTAGGTTCTACGGGATCGATTGGTGTAAACACCCTCGATGTGATTCGTGCATATCCAGATCGTTTCAAAGTGGTAGCGCTGACCGCTGCAAAACAGATTGAGCGTTTAGCTGAACAATGCATCGAGTTCAAGCCTGCTATTGCCGTAGTATCTGACGCCGATGGCGCAGCTCAATTAAGTCGTCTCCTGCAAGATAAACCGATTTCTACTCAAGTGCTTTATGGGCCCGAAGCTTTGGTAAGCGCTGTGACCGAATCTGGGTGCGATACAGTAATGGCTGCCATTGTAGGGGCGGCAGGTCTCGTTCCAACCCTTGCGGCAGCAAAGGCGGGTAAGCGTGTATTGCTGGCCAATAAAGAAGCCTTAGTTATGTCGGGCAATTTATTTATGCAGGCCATGAAGCTTGGGGGTGGTGAGCTCTTACCGATCGATAGTGAACACAATGCTATTTTTCAATGTTTACCAGCCCAATTTACTAAGACGCCATCACACCATTTGGGGGTTGAGGAACTTTGGCTAACTGCTTCTGGTGGGCCGTTCAGAGATCGGTCAATTTCAGATTTGGCGGACATCACTCCTGAGCAGGCCTGCGCACATCCCAACTGGGTGATGGGTAGAAAGATTTCGGTTGATTCCGCAACGATGATGAACAAAGGCCTTGAAGTGATCGAGGCATTTTGGTTATTTGGATTGCCGCTAGAAAAAATCAAGGTCTTGATTCATCCGCAGAGCGTAGTTCACTCGATGGTGCGCTACCGAGATGGTTCTGTACTGGCGCAAATGGGTCAGCCTGATATGCGTACGCCTATTGCTTATGGATTAGCATGGCCCGAGCGAATTGATGCTGGAGTAGCTCAATTAAACCTAACGCAGTTATCCGGCTTAAGTTTCTCGGAGCCCAATTTCTCTCAATTTCCTTGTTTGAGCTTGGCTTTCGCAGCTGCAAAAGCAGGGGGTACTGCACCTGCTGTCTTAAATGCCGCTAATGAAATCGCTGTCGCAGCTTTTTTGGATGCAGGCTTGCCTTACCTGAAGATTGCAGAGGTAGTGGAGGGCACTCTAAGTGCATTGCCTTCAGCTTCTGCAGATTCGCTAGAGATGATTCTTGGTGCAGACGCTAGAGCGCGACAGATCGCCCGCGACTTCATTCTTGATATCAAACGATAG
- a CDS encoding TrmH family RNA methyltransferase has product MKIEFITSKDNALFKEIRQLQATGPKGQKARFACGQALLEGIHLVQTWVGDPALQFLITSEIGLQNPEIAQAVYDHVEICPETRVYQLDKGLWDLLSDLVNAPHIAGLLNLPQSALAPQQSVATLDGDVVILDRIQDAGNVGTILRTAAAAGFTQVVALTGCAHLWSSKVLRAGMGAHRLLDLYEGWSTQQVLSAVTAPLLAAIADGELELFNMRKELIHPVAWVMGSEGHGVSTDLMAQAKSVSIPIDPRVESLNVSTAAAVCLFETLRVRRA; this is encoded by the coding sequence ATGAAAATTGAATTTATTACCTCAAAAGACAATGCTTTATTTAAAGAGATTCGTCAGTTGCAGGCTACAGGCCCTAAGGGCCAAAAGGCCAGATTTGCCTGTGGGCAAGCTTTGCTTGAGGGCATTCATTTAGTGCAAACTTGGGTTGGTGATCCAGCCCTCCAGTTTCTGATTACCTCCGAGATCGGCTTACAAAATCCAGAGATTGCCCAAGCTGTATATGACCATGTAGAGATTTGCCCGGAGACTCGTGTCTATCAGTTAGATAAAGGCTTATGGGATTTGCTATCTGATTTAGTCAACGCTCCGCATATTGCTGGACTTCTGAATTTACCTCAATCTGCTTTAGCACCTCAACAGTCTGTCGCTACTCTTGATGGTGATGTGGTTATTTTGGATCGTATACAAGATGCAGGTAATGTCGGCACTATTTTGCGTACTGCCGCTGCTGCTGGCTTTACTCAAGTTGTTGCACTTACCGGTTGTGCACACTTATGGTCTAGCAAGGTGTTGCGGGCCGGCATGGGCGCACACCGCTTACTCGATCTTTACGAAGGTTGGTCTACCCAACAAGTCCTTAGTGCAGTGACTGCGCCTTTACTTGCCGCTATCGCTGATGGGGAATTAGAGCTCTTCAATATGCGTAAGGAGTTGATTCATCCGGTAGCTTGGGTGATGGGTAGCGAGGGTCACGGCGTTTCTACAGATCTTATGGCCCAGGCAAAAAGCGTTTCGATTCCAATTGATCCACGCGTAGAGTCACTCAATGTTTCTACTGCAGCAGCAGTGTGTTTATTTGAAACTCTGCGGGTCAGACGTGCTTAG